Proteins encoded in a region of the Balneola sp. genome:
- the fsa gene encoding fructose-6-phosphate aldolase: MKFFIDTANLEEIQEANDLGVLDGVTTNPSLCAKVGVRDFEGHIKKICDIVEGDVSAEVVSTTYNEMVEEGKKIAKIADNVVVKVPLIKDGIMAIKTFSEMGIKTNCTLCFSSTQALIAAKAGATYISPFLGRLDDISSDGMQLIRDIVQIYLNYGYPTEVLAASIRHPMHVVECAKVGADVATMPLNVILGLLKHPLTDNGLARFLKDWEDLQASFS, translated from the coding sequence ATGAAATTTTTTATTGACACAGCTAACCTTGAAGAAATACAAGAAGCAAATGACTTGGGGGTTTTAGATGGTGTTACCACTAATCCAAGCTTATGTGCCAAGGTCGGTGTAAGAGATTTCGAAGGGCACATCAAGAAAATTTGTGATATCGTAGAAGGAGATGTTTCTGCGGAGGTAGTTTCTACAACCTATAACGAAATGGTAGAAGAGGGAAAGAAAATTGCCAAAATCGCAGATAATGTGGTTGTCAAGGTTCCTCTAATTAAAGATGGTATTATGGCAATTAAGACTTTCTCGGAAATGGGGATCAAAACTAATTGCACATTGTGTTTTTCTTCTACTCAAGCACTAATTGCCGCCAAAGCTGGTGCTACGTATATCTCTCCGTTTCTTGGCCGTCTTGATGATATCTCTTCAGATGGCATGCAATTAATTAGAGATATTGTTCAGATTTACCTCAACTATGGCTACCCAACTGAGGTTTTGGCAGCAAGTATTCGCCACCCAATGCATGTTGTTGAATGTGCTAAAGTTGGAGCAGATGTCGCAACTATGCCTCTTAATGTAATTCTTGGATTGTTGAAGCATCCATTAACAGATAATGGATTAGCACGTTTTCTAAAAGACTGGGAAGATCTTCAGGCTAGCTTTAGCTGA